The genomic window ACGAGGCCGAGTCAGGACTCCGAGGCGGGCGGAAACTACCGCAGCCGCGGTAGACTGCCAGTTGAACTCCACGTCGATCTTGACGGGGTTGTTGTCGCGCCGCCAATGGTCGATGTCATCTTTGGTCTTCCTGGCCGAGTCGCCATTCAATTCAAGGTGGACGTCGCCGGTAACCTCGACGTCCTTGATCTTGATCTTGACGCTCTTGGTCTTCATGCGAGCCTGAAGCTCTTTGACTGCCTTCTGGATCTCGGCAGTCATCCCGGTGGTGGTGATCGCCGTCCGGAACTTGATCTTCCTCGAATCCTTCGAGGCGTTCTCCGCGTTGATCGTGCGAATGCCTTCAAGGAGATCCCGCTTGGCGCCAGTCATGTCGACTGTGGTCGGGACTTCGACCTTCAGTCGCTTCTCGATCTTGTCGAGATCCTTCTGCGCCTTCTGTCGGAAGTCGCTGGTGTCCGGGAGGATCTTGACGCTAATTCGGCCGACAACCTGGCCCGACTCGGGCATGGATCACCTCCGAGTGAGCTGCTGGTAAATGTCGGCGACAGAGCGTCGCTTCTTGCTCTCGGGCTGCGTCTCGGCCTGCACCTTCGGGCGTGGCCAAATGGGGAGCTTCGGGGTTTTCCCTTTGGCCCAGTTACCGGTAGCCCGGGTGTTCGCGTTGATCGCGTCGAACAGGTCGGCGGTCATATGGCGATCCACGCCCCAGCCGAAATGCTCTCTGCCGCCCTGCGCGAGGGCGAAAGTCAAACTGGTGTCGGGAAGCCTCTGTGCGAGCGAAAGGACGAGAAACGGCGAGGGTCCACGCCCTGCGATCACGTCGGCGAGATCAACGCCGTAGTAGAAACGCAGGTCCGGATAGAGGCCCTCGCCGTATTCGTCGATCAGCTCTGCGAGGCTGAGGCTTCCCCCGCCTGGGTCCCCTCGGAGTACCGCTCGAACAGCGAGGCCAGGACGGCGAGGTCGTCACCGACCGCCTTCAGTAGGGCCTTGCCCTTGCCCGGAGTCTCGGCGACCAGCACCAGGGCCTCGGAGAGGAGGGCCTCCTGGTCGGCGTCGTCCTCGCCGAGCTCGTCCTGAATCGCGACCAGGCGCGCGCGGGCGGCCTTGGCCAGACGCAGCGGGTTGAGCAGGCGGACGATGTTCTCGCCGCCGAGATCGATGTCGGTCGACCCGTACTTGGCTTCGGCAGCGGCGCGGATGTCGTCGAGAGAGAAAGCGGTCATGGGGTTGCGGACCTCCAGGCGTGTGGGTGTGCAGGGAATGCGGACCTGGAGAGGGCGCTCCGGATGGAGCCCCCGGCGCGATAGAGATCCGCTACACTATCACACCGGGGGAGATTGTTAGGCGCCGGCAGTGCCGGTGACCCAGGAGTCGCCGTCCCAGTGGGCCGACGAGGAGTCGCCCAGGACGACGTACTGGCCAGTGGTCCAGGCGGTCGCTGGATTGGCGGTGACGTCGCCCAGGTCCGCGAGGTCCATGGGGGTCAGGGCTCCCACCGGAGTGAAGGCCCCAGGCGTGCCGGCGGTGGCGCCAGTCGCGACGGTCGGGGCACCTCCCAGCGGGGTCACCGCGTACGTCCAGTCGTTCGACCCGTACGCGAGCGGCTTGATCCCGATCGGCAGTCCGGCGAGCGACTCGGTGTCGCTGATCGACAGGTCGTCGGCCCGGTAGATTTCGGCCTTGGGGGCGTAGAACGCGAAGTGCGCTTCGCCGTCCACGAAAACTGCCAGAAAGGCGCAGGTGGTCGGAGTCGGGTCGCTCGGAACGCCGACACTCCCATCCGACAGGATCGGTGCGTTCGAGCCGTAGTAGAGCTTCAGGCCGGCCACGTCGAATTGCTGCAAAGTGACAGCCATGGTCTCAGTCCGAGCCGCGTACTTGGTGCGCAGCGACTTGTTCTGCAAGGTCCCGATGGTCGTGGCGTCGCCGCCGTCGCTGGAAATTCCGAAGATGTCGTCGAGCGACGTGTGACCGACGTTCTCCCAGGGAGAGACGGGCGTCAGAAGGTCCGGCGGAATGGGCGTGCCGGTCGGTGCGGTCAGGTAGTTTCCGCTACCGATGACAAGGGTTGCGGCATCATTGAGCACGGGCATTACTCCTTAGGGGGTGTTGGGGTAGGGGCGTATCCGCGGTCGGCGGATCGAGAGTTGGTACTTCGTCTCGTATCGCCACACCCCAGTGGGGAGGTCGGCGTACTGGACCGGCCCGGTGCTAGTCGCCCAGTCGGGCGCCCTGCGCGGAGAGCTGCTGATGTCGAAGCTCGTGATGTGGCCGCGACCTGGGATGACGAGTTGATCGAGCCAGGCGTTACGGATGACAACACGCGCCGCCTCGGCCAGGATTGCGGCGTCCTCATCTCCGTCCGGATCGACGCAGAACGACTGCACGGCGACGATCGCGTCGTCGACGAAGCGGACGTCGCCGCCCACATTCCCGAAGGACGGATCACGACGGACGAGAACGAATGGGAAGGTCTGGTCGGTGGCAATCAGCGAGCCGACCTGAATGCCCGGCAGGCCGGCGCGAAGAATTGCCAGCATCAGGTCTTCGACGGGGGAGAGTTCGGCGAGCGCCTTGATCTCGGGTGGCAGTCCGGCCATCAGAGACGCACCTTCGCTCTCCGCTTCTTCGGCAGGTTCGACGCCTCTGCGAGAATGAACAGTCCGTCCATCGCGCCGTACTTGACCTCGCGCCGGACGCCGTTCTTATCGGTGGTCTCGAACTTGCCGGCTGCGCGGCCGTATTCGATACTCAGCGCGTGCTTCTGGCCGAGTTCGTCGGACAGGACGACGTACCGGTCGACATCACCGGTGGCGACGTCGATCTCAGCGGCGCCCGAGTAGAGGTGGTCGGCCAGGAGCTGAGTGGCGCGGATGAAGATTTCGAACTGGACCTCGTCGAGCGCGGCGGATACCTCGGGCAGCGTCGCAATCAGCTTGGTTAGCTTCTTGCCGCTGACTCCCTCGTAGATGTACGCGGTCACGGGCGCTCCCTCAGGTCAAGGCCCCAGTGCCGCGTCCTGCGGCTGCCGTGGTGGTAGGCGGGCGGCGTGACGACGTCCCACGTGGACCCGAGGAGCTCGACGCGCGACCAGAGGTTCACGTCGGGGAGGTTGGGGTCGACGAGGATGCGAATGACGTTGATCTGCTGCTGGCCGGGGACCTCGGCCCGCGCGCTGCGCTGGGGGATCACCGCGACCTTGACCTCATACGGACCGTCCTCGATCGCGGCGGTTACCGTGTTTCCGCGCCGGTCCGTCGTGACTGCCGTCTTCCAGACCTTCGCCTTCAGGCCGCGCCTGCGCTGCATGCTGCTCACCAGGGGCCGTCCCCGTCGAAGAGGGGGAAGGGATTGCCGTCGTAGTCGACGGGGACGAGACCCTCGTCCGTCTGGACGTACTCGGCGTCACAGGCCCGGCGGGGCAGGCGCATCACGCCGCGGTGTCGCGGGCGAATCCGCGAGGACCAGGCGGACACCTGAGCGCTGGCCAGACCCCGCTTCTTGCCCCCCAGCTCGGCCAGGAGCTTGATCTCGTCGTCCGTGAAGTAGACGGTGCCGGCGTTCTCGCCCTGGTCGTCGTTCCATGTCAGCGTCTCGTCGCCAGCCCGGCTCTGCGTGTAGCCGTCCGGGTTGGTCATGTAGCGCATGCAGGCCTTCAGGACCAGGGTCCGTACGAGGCGCGGCGCGGTGTCGTCGGCCCACTCGCGGCCGTAGTGGGCGGCGAGGTCGGTGGCGTCCTCCAGGGCGGCCGTGGCGATGCGCAGCTCGTCTGCATCCAGCTCCCAATCAAGGCGGCCCTTCAGGTCATCCAGGGTGGCGTAGGGCATTTCTACGAAGCGCCTCCTCGGCGTCGAGTCGGATGTACCGTCAGTTGATGGAGGTGCACCCTTTGGAGACCATTCATCTGACTGTTGGCGTCCATGGATTTAAATTCGACGAGGACCGTCCAGTAGTCCTTACCCCCCCTGAGGACTGGGAGGGGCGGCAGCGCGTGATGGATGAATTGCAAGCAGATTTGCGCGAGTTGGGATTCCACTCGCGCAATACGATGTTCGGCGGACCGCTGGCCTGGGGTTTAGGAGTGTTCGTCGCTCCGGGAGTCTGGGTAGCGATCAATTCGGCAATTCGAGGACTGGCCGAAAGGAATAAGGGTAAGGAATTCCAGATCGAATTGCTGAGTGGCGAGACTGTCGTCGTGAACGGACATTCAGCCCGAGAAGTAGAAAAGCTACTGTGCGCAGCGCGTGACCTGATGGAGAGGACCGATTGGACTGGTGAGGAGCTGGAAGAGGTAGCGCGAGAAGCTGAATCCGGTGAATGACGAAAGCGGGCAGGATGCTCAGTTATCACACCCTGCCCGCTCGGGATCAGGCGTTGGCCGGGTCGGTCTCGGCCGCGGCGCCGGTCGGGGTCCAAACCGCCGCGTCGCTGATGCCGGTGGCCTTCGCCAGCTCTGAACTGGCGGCCGGGTAGTTGCTGGCCCCGTCGAGGGTCAGCTTGATGGCGCGCACCATGTACTCGGCGTCGGTCACGACCTCGGCGCCGTTGCCGCCGTTCGCGGTCGGGTCCCAGTACATCAGCGGGTCGGTGACCACGCGGGTACCGCTGTAGCAGTTGACGACGCTCCGGTCCTGCATGTATTCGGAGTCGTAGTCACGGACCCAGCGCAGCGCGAAGCCCTCGAAGGAGGTCGTCGCGCCGTAGGGCGCGGACTGCGGAACGGACGGGGCGCCGGTCGCCAGGAAGAAGGCGGAGTCGGCGAAGGCAATGGCCTCGTCGCCGGGGATGCTTTCGTCCATGACGATGGTGAAGCCGCCGGCCCGACCGATCACGGCGTCGCGCAGGGCCGACTCGGCGAGGGAGTCGCCGACGTTCGAGGCGATGACCAGGTCCGGGTCCTCCAGCATGGCGGCCTCGAACTCCGAGCCCACCAGGAGGATGCGGTTGCCCTTGGGGGCGTGGAACTTGTTCAGGACCCGGCGGGCCTCGATCACGGCGGACCGGATCTTCTGGCCGGCGTTGCCGATGACGACGTTGTAGGTGGCCCCGGTCATGGTCGAGAGCACCTTGTGCTCCAGGCCCCGCGCGACGGCCTTGGCCTGCGGTGTGAGCAGCTTGGCCCACGAGTCGAGGTCGAAGTCGTTCTGCTCGTCGGTCAGCTTGACCGCAGAGTAGGTGTTGCCGCCGAAGCTGACGGCGATCTTCCGTTCCTTGTACACGTCGAACGTGATGCCGGTCGACCGGTCGTTCCGCCACGCGTACGAGTGGTGCGGTAGGACGCCTTCGACCTTGTAGGAGATGGTGTCGTCCTCGGCACCCTTGTACTGGTCGACGCCTTCGCGTGCGATCAGCCGGGAAAGGACGAGCTCCTGCTCCAGGACGCCGACCGCAGTCGCGACGAGCTTCTCCGGCTTGACGACCTGATGTTCGGTGGTGGGCACTTACTAGCCTCCAGGCATGGGAAAGCCCCTGGCCTGGAAGGCAGGGGCGGTTGGTTGGGTCTCGATATGGTCAGAAGCGACGACGTCCGACGCGACCGGCCAGCTTGCGCGGGTTCATCTCGCCGTCATCCTTGTCGGACGGGTTGAGCCCGCCGGACAGATCCTCGGGAGCGGCCTGGCCGACGAGCTTCGCGAGCTTCTTGGCGTGCTCCTCCAGGGCGGCTTCGTCGTCGCCCTTCAGAAGCTCGGCCAGCTCGGCGGGCAGCTCGTGTTTCCCGGCGACCTTGGTCACCAGGAGCGAGCGCTCCAGCTCGGCGTTCTTCGCCTTCAGGTCTGCGGTCGCCGTTTCGAACTCCTCGACGGTCTTGGCCTTGGAGAGCTTGTCCTCGGCCTCGCGGAGCTTGGTGCGATAGTTCGCAGCCTCGGCGTTGGCGTCCGTGAGCTTCTTGCGCAGCACCTCGGGGGGCAGCTCCTCGCCGGGCTTGCCGTCCGGCTTCTTGTCGTCCGGCCCGTTCCCCTCGGGGGGCTTGCTCTCCGGAGGAGTCTCGCCGGTCTCCACTTCGGGCTTCTGCTCTTCGGGCACTGCACGCCTCCTGGACGCTCGGGGGTTACCGCGCCTCCTGGGCTGCGGCCTTCTGTTCCTGCCGAATGAATCGCCGCCAAGCGCTCACCGCGGCCTTGCCGGTCAGACCCTTGGTGACCTTCGGCCACAGCTCGGAGTACCGGCGGTTGAGCTCGTACGACTGCGAGTTCTTGTACTGCTCGCGCGTGAAGATGGGCTGCGCGTAGCAGTGGCAGTTGTCGTGGTAGAGATCGCCCTCCGCGTACAGCGCGGATTTCTCGGAGCGATAGACAGCTCCGCGGGAGATGAGCATCGCGCACCACCCACAGGGGGTGCCGGTGCGGCTCATCCGGACGTAACCGATGGCGCGCTTGTCGCGGCCGGCCTGATTCCAGATCAGGGACCGTCCGCCGTTCTGGGCGACTCTCTCGGCTGCCGCCGCCTGGCGAGCACCGGCTTGCCGGCGGGCCTCTTCTCGCTCGTCGTCGACCTTGTCGGCTGGCTGGCCGGTGTCGATTTCGCCGAGCTTCTTCTGAAGGTTCTTCGGTCCGAGGGCTTCGAGGTCCGTACGGATCTCTTCCTCGGCCTGGCTGTCGGCCTCTTCTTCGGCCTTACGGAGGTCTTCCAGCTCCTCGACGAGGACACGATCGTCGTCATCGTCTTCGGTGCCTTCCGCGTCCGCAGGGGGCTCGCTCGCGGCATGTGATGGTGTGTCCGACTCGCTGGACCTTGGCTGCTGCGTTTGCCCCTCCTGGGGGCTCTCAGCACCTCCGGCTAGTTGAGCGAACTCATCTCGCAGGACTCCGAGCGTGATGTAGGTCGGCTCGGGATGGTACGGATCTGCCACGGTCGTGCCGGTGAGCAGGGCTCGCGCGAGGCGGTAGTACGCACGGGCAAGGGCCGTGCTCAGCGACCGTCGAGTCATGACCAGCTCGACGGCCTTGTCCAGCCACCCTTCCGCGATGGCGCCGCGCTTGTCTGTTGCCGTCTCGTCCCAGAGCAGAATGGCCTCCTGGACCGTTCCGGCTCCGATCTGAGTCAGTGCGAGATGGAAGGCGGCCGACGCTTCGTCAGCCTCCCTCAGGCGGGCCTTGCTCGTCATGCTGCCACCGGGGGAGTGCCGGCCGGGGCCGGTACAGCCTTGGGCGGCGTCGCACGCTTCAGCGCGCTGGCGAGCTGTCCGACAGAGTCGTCGCTCTCGGCCATCTCGACCCAGTCCTCGTACTCCGTCTGTGTCACGCCAGGCACGCGGCGCCAGAGCCCCTTGGCGGGAATGCCGAGCTGGTCACGCAGCTTGCCGAGCGCGTCAGCGCTCTGGGCCAGGCTCCGCGACTCCATGTCACGCCAGGAGACTTCGGTCAGGAAGTCGTCGGCGTTGGCGGGCAGGCCGAGCATCTCGGCGGCGAGACGGAAGACGCGCTCCCAGCTCTCGCCGAAGCCCGTCTTGAACTCGGTCACCATGCGAGCGAGCGATGTCTCGGCCGCCGCAAGCGCCTCTGCGGACAGATTCGCGATCTGACCCAACAGGTGGGTCGGGGGGACCTGAGACAGGGCCGACAGGTGCCTGACGGACATGTCGATGGACTCAATGAAGCCGCCGAGCGGCGTCTCGTCGAGGCTGCCGAACTTGGTATCACTGTCCTCCGCGAAGAGGAACCGACGCGCGTTGTGGTTGATCGGGAGCGGCTGCTCGTTGCCGGCGTCGTCGAGGACCGGCTCGCCTGTCTCTGGATCGCGCTTGATCGGAGGAGCCATGCCCGAGACCGTGCGCACCTTCACGGATGCGTACGTCTGGGCGACGAGCAGATCGAAGACCGTCTGGTTGATCCGGTTCTGAAGGGCGATCATGGGCTCGATCACCCCGACCGTCCGGCCTTCGAGGTCCACCGAAGCGGCAAAGCGGGTCACTGGGCATTCGCTCGCGCCGTGCGCCTTGCCCGCCGAGACGATGACGCCGTCCTGGCCGCCGTCGTCCTTGAAGGTGACCGCATACTCGCGCCGGCCATCCCACATACGGGCCTTGCCGACACTGCTCTCGGTCGGCCAGCGTGTGACGGTCAGCGCAACGTATGGAGTGTCGTCGTTGGCCGGATCCTCGAACAGCGCGGCAGTGCGCAGGGCGCTCAGGCCCTTCGTGCGGACCTGACCCGAGCGGACCTTCTCCGTCAGAGTGAAGGAGTGGCCGTAGGCCAGGGCGCCGCGATAGATGGCGGCCTGGCGGCTGTCGAGGCGGCTGCGCTGCCAGTGTGCCCACTCCGGAGTGGTCTCCGTGGCGTCGGGCTTGTCCTTGCTCGTGCGAACGCCATCGACGTACATCGCCTGTGCCGGCGTGCTGACGAGCAGGGGCATCCAGTTCGACACCGCACGCCTCGCAAGGAGGCGGTACTCGTCGTCAGCCATCGGTGGCATGTACGGATCGTCGTGGTGACCGTGCAGGTAGCTGTCGATGCGCTCCAGCCGGTCGCGGTCCTTGTGAAGGACGGCGAGGAGTTGCTTTGCCAGCGAGAGCGCAGAAGGCTCCGCCATCGTCTCACCATCCTTTCGTCACAGTAACACACACCTACATGAAGTAGCCGCGGCCAGTCCGCTTGCGGATTTTCTTGCCTCGGGCACGCAGCTCGATGAGGCACTCGTGCGCCAAGAGCAGAGCCGCGTAGGCGTCGACCTTCTTCGGGGAGTCCTTCGACTCCTTCCGGAAGCTGATGCCGTAGTTGTTGGTGGCGCGGCGCGCATTGAGCGCGTGGCGCCGGAGCTTCAGGTCTCCGTCGTGCTTCAGCTTCTGGTCGAAGACGATGCGCATCAGGCGCTCGTGCGCCAGAGTTGAGGTCTTCTGCGACGCTCGCATGTCCCAGCCGATCGAGTCCTTACCCAGCGGCGAGCGAACGGCCAGGCCCTCGCCGTATGCGTCGTCCCATTCGCTGATGTAGCTCTCCCAGAGGGCGACGTCGGCGAAGAAGCCCTGGACGCTGAACATGCGGAATGCGTCGTGCACCGCCGAGTCAACGGCAGCGCGAGGAACGCTCCAGTTCTGGCCGGCCTCGCCGTCCGGACGTTCCCACAGGCCGAGCAGGAAGGCGGCCATATCCGAGACGCGGACGGCCACTAGGCCAGTCGAGTCGTCCGTCTTGCCACCATCGAACCCGAGCGTGATCTCGTCACCGGGCCTCAGTATCAGCTCCTCGTCGCGGAGCACGTCCCACTCGGCTGGACCGTAGAGGGCGTCCTCCTCGGCGACGATCTGGTTCAGGTACATGCGCCTCGACCGCGAGGCCGAGATCGTCAGGTTCAGAACCGACTTGATGATCGACTCGACCTTCAGCCAGACCGCATCGCCCCGGATCTTCGGAATTACGATGCGCAGGGCCTCGGCCGTGAGCGGCGTCTTCGGGTGAGCCTCGATCGAGTCGTACAGGGCGCCAACGTCGGCGGCCTTGCCCTCACGGACCTTCTCGTACGCCTCGCGCATCCGCTCAGCGACAGAGTCCTCACCGGGCATGTACGCGTTGGTGATTGCCAGGTACCGCGAGTCCATCTTCGTCGCGTTACCGTCGATGGTCTCGTACATCTTGTGACCGCCGTTGCCGGCGATCCAGTGGTGCGTTTCATTGAGCAGCGTGAATGTGGTCCGCTTACCTTCGATCGCACGGTACGAGCTGGTGACCGCCTGGAGGCGCTTGCGCCCGCGGTCGGCTCGGATCAGCTCGGCGCCCATCTTGATGCCGTACGCCCTGATGAGCTTGTCGCTCATGAGGACGGGCAGGTAGGCCATCGTGTTCGTGGTCTGCTCTTGGCTGACGGCCGTGATCTGCACCCATGCTTGCGGATGCGACTTGGCTACCGGCTCGCCGGCCTCGTCCCAGTGGGAGAAGCGCGAAGGCCCGACGAACTCGACGAGCGAGATCACCGCGAGGAGCGGATCCTTGCCCCAGCCCTTCAGCCGTTGCAGGACGCCCGTCCTGTAGACGAACTCGCCGTCCCCGTCGATGGCGTACCACCAGAGGACGAAGCGGAGCTGTTCCTTCGTGAACTTCCACGGGACCGGCTTTTCGTCGGTGGAGCCCTCGCCGCTCAGGTACTCAGCGCACCAGCCGACGATCTGCCATCCGAGAGTGTGCTTCGGAAGGTGCCACTTACCCGTGAAGGGGTCGCGCTGCCATGTGGGACCGTGGAAGTCGGGCTCCAGAGCCTCGATCTCCTCGGCGGTGAGCGCCTTCTGCTGGGCAGCCATCGCTCACCCCCCTTGCGTTACCCCTCGTCGCCGGGTGGCTGGAAGCCGAAAGCCAGCTCCGAGGAGAGCGGAGGTGCTTCCTCCTCAGCCTCTACGTCTGCACGGGACAGCGAGAACGACAGGATCCAGCGGCCGACAACCAGACAGAAGCTCATTCGTCGACCCCGAGCTCGGCCTTGTAGTCCGCGATGGCCAGCACCGCGGCGGAAGCCTGTTCCTCAACCGGCTCGTCCAGCTCGATCCGAACGCGGCGCCGGTCCCCCTCGGTAACAAGGAGGTTCCCGAGGGCCGAGTAGATCGTCTGCGCCATCTGCGAGGAGCGCTTCGCACTCTTCTTGAAGTGGCTCAGGTCGTCGCACAGGCTGTAGAGGATGGCCCAGTCCGACTGCTGGTAGAAGTCGGTCTGGCCGGACTCCTTAACCCCATCCCACAACTTCTGTGCGATCGGGTGCCAGGTGCGGTCAGCGTTCGGGGCCTTGGCCGGCAGGCGCGTTCCCTTGGAAACCACCTGACCATCGCCACCCTTGCGCTCGCGGGGGCGAGCCAGGTCTTCGGAGCGATTCGGTACGGGTCCGCGTTGACCCACGGGCTCACCCCCCTTGTACTAGGAAACGACGAACTCCTCGGTGACTTCCGTTTCGATGTACTGGAAGGCGACTGCCGAGTCACCGATCGAGACAGACTGGGGACAAACCAGCGCGACGAGGTCGTGGTAGGCCCGTGCGGCGGTCTGGGCGGCGGCCTGGATTTCCGGCGTGTGCTCGACGTTCTGTTCGAACACCAAGGGGCTGGGTGCCAGTAAGCGGTATGAGCGCTCCATGGAATCACCTCCCCTCCTCTACGCCCGGGGCGGATTAACGTGCGGCCCCGGATGCACGAGCGAGCTATTTGATCGAAGGAGCATGGTCGCTATCCGCTCCTTGTTGGCCCGGTCGGACTTGAACCGACAACCTGCGGATTAAGAGTCCGCCGCTCTACCAATTGAGCTACGCGCCATTGCGCTCTCCCGGCTATCCAGGAGAGGCAGGCACCGCGCCGGGGAAGAGGAGGACCCCGGGGTGCCGACGCACTCGACCGAGACGGGCTTGCAGGCCGACTATCGGCTGCCGTCGCTTCTCGGGAGCGCGTGCCCTACAGCAGGCCGGGATGACTCTCGGTCCGCCGAAACTTCCTGTTGTTGCGCCGCCAGTTCGCGGCACGGGCCGCAGCCCCTTCAGCACCGCTCTTGCGGTCGTGGTGCCACTCACACAGCGACCTCAGGTTCGAGAGACTGTGATCGTCGCCGGCCTTGATGTGGTCGACGTCCGTGGCCAGCTCGGCGCAGCGCACTCCGTAGTCGTTCCGCTCGGTGCACCGTCCGCCGTCCCGCCTCAGGACCCGATGCCTGATCTGGGGCCAGTTGGCCGGCAGGCGATCTCGTCTGTCCGAGCCGGCCCACTGGGGCATCGGGTCACCTCCGCGGAAGTCTCGCCCCGACGACGTCCTCCCTGACGAGGGAGCTGTCCTATCGCTGTCGACTCGGGGCTGTCTCTGTACCTCTGCTGTTCTGACGCAAGCGCGCTAACCCGCTACGTTCAGCGGGCGCTTCGCGCCCCACTGGCCAAGCGGTCTAGCACTCTTCGACAGACGGCCCACGAAGTGGGCTCAGAAGCGCTGACCTGCACTTCTCAGTGACTTACACGCTTACATATATAAGTACCCAGCTCCGGCCTGAGCTTGGAAAGGGCTCTTTGTGTGACCTGGGCCACACTTACACAGGGGCGCCCCGAGGGCGCCACAGCGCGTACAGGCGGCGGCGAAGAGATGCAGGGCAGCGGCGAGAAGAAGCCAGACGGCGCCTGTCGCTGTACCCGGCGGGAGAAGGGCTCAGAAAGGAAGCGGGTAGGCACGATGGGGCGGCGAAGCCGCCCACTGCTCGAAGCTCGCTAGCGGTCGCGAGGTTGCGGTCGGGCAACGCCCGAGGAATGCAGGCTCGTTGGGCTCGTACGCTGCTCTAGCCTCCGACCATGGAGACTCTTGCCGGCGCCTGGTACCAATCGAGCCTGCTGTGGACGATCGTCGGCATCCTCGCTGGCGTGCTGGTTGGGGCGCTCGGAGCATGGGCCACCCTACGGGCCAGCTATCCGAAACTGCGGCTCAACATCCAGGTGGACTCGATCACACGCCTACTTGCGGCGACGAGTGTGCAGGACCAGCTCACAGTCTCCTACAACGGAGCCACCCTCCATGACCCCCACCTATTGGTGTTCGACATCACCAACACGGGCCGGCGGGATATCACCGCAGACATGTTCCACGGTGGCGAGGCGACCGCTTTCGACTTTGGTGAGCCCATCGTCGCCTTGATGCAGTGGCAAGGAGTCTCTCCGTCCGCCGGGCCGCGCTACTTCACAGCGCATGGGTCCGAACTATCCATGAAGCCCTTGCATGTTGCTCGGAAGCAGAAGATCAGCATCTCGATTCTCTTCGACGGACCGGTCGAGACGCTGGAGTCTCGGCCGTCTCTCGTGAACGTAGAGCTGACGACAACTAGGGAACGTGAGGTTAGTATCTGGGCCTTCGGGCTGGGCACGGTTACTCGGACGGGGCTCTACGGCTGATCGACCCCATAACCGTGGCAGAAACCGAGCGGCTAAGACGTGGCGGTACGCGGCCGGTCGGAACGGGGGTCAACCCCCACCCCTTCGCCTTTCCTCTTGACTCGCCGTCGCCTCGACGCATACCCTCGCGCGCTTGCCTACGCGCTCATCTCTAGGCCTTTAAGGCCAAGCCCTAGGGCAAGCGCCAACGCGACCGGTACAGCCGCTCAGACGGGCATTCAAGGCTCTTTGAGCCTTGCTCTGCGGATAGGCCTGACAGGCAGGTGCGATCTGCACTCTGACCAGCGCAGAGACTGATCGGCTGACCCCTGCAGAAGAGCTTCGAAACCATGATCATCCGACAGCTCAGAGCGGGCAGAGTTGACACGAGGTGTGATGGTGTGGCAATGTCTTCCTCGTCAGCAGGACAGGGGCAAGTGAGCATCAGCCAAACCGGGTGCGAGCGAAGCGGAACGGCGACTTAACGGCGAACCCCAGCGTCAAGCGGACAGCACGGCAGATTGACCGGCTACAGAAAGTGTGATGCTGTAGCTTCAGCAACACCGCAGGACAGCACAACGAAGCTTAGATCGTCGCTCTACCGGCCCCCGAAAGGGACGTCGCAGCCGACTAGTCGGTGTGGTGGAGTATGCAGGGCACAGCTCCCCCGAAACGGAAGGGCCTGGTAGGAGTGGGTATCCACTCCCGTGATCCGGGCAGGACCGCTAGGCAGAGAGCGAACCCCTGGGGTACAGCTACCGAATGCCGTCCAGTCCCATCGGACAGCATCGTCTAGGACGTACGCCTCCGAGAGGGATGCCACGATCGGGGGGTCTACAGACGCTGCCAGCGCTATTAGGTAACCAGGGCTCACCGTTCAGACGAACGGGCCGGAAGGCGCCAACCGCAAGGAAAGCGCCGAACGGGCCGGACGGGAACGGTGACAGGATGCGCAACCTGCCAATTGCGCACATGAACGATC from Streptomyces sp. NBC_01198 includes these protein-coding regions:
- a CDS encoding terminase — encoded protein: MAAQQKALTAEEIEALEPDFHGPTWQRDPFTGKWHLPKHTLGWQIVGWCAEYLSGEGSTDEKPVPWKFTKEQLRFVLWWYAIDGDGEFVYRTGVLQRLKGWGKDPLLAVISLVEFVGPSRFSHWDEAGEPVAKSHPQAWVQITAVSQEQTTNTMAYLPVLMSDKLIRAYGIKMGAELIRADRGRKRLQAVTSSYRAIEGKRTTFTLLNETHHWIAGNGGHKMYETIDGNATKMDSRYLAITNAYMPGEDSVAERMREAYEKVREGKAADVGALYDSIEAHPKTPLTAEALRIVIPKIRGDAVWLKVESIIKSVLNLTISASRSRRMYLNQIVAEEDALYGPAEWDVLRDEELILRPGDEITLGFDGGKTDDSTGLVAVRVSDMAAFLLGLWERPDGEAGQNWSVPRAAVDSAVHDAFRMFSVQGFFADVALWESYISEWDDAYGEGLAVRSPLGKDSIGWDMRASQKTSTLAHERLMRIVFDQKLKHDGDLKLRRHALNARRATNNYGISFRKESKDSPKKVDAYAALLLAHECLIELRARGKKIRKRTGRGYFM
- a CDS encoding phage tail tube protein, with translation MPVLNDAATLVIGSGNYLTAPTGTPIPPDLLTPVSPWENVGHTSLDDIFGISSDGGDATTIGTLQNKSLRTKYAARTETMAVTLQQFDVAGLKLYYGSNAPILSDGSVGVPSDPTPTTCAFLAVFVDGEAHFAFYAPKAEIYRADDLSISDTESLAGLPIGIKPLAYGSNDWTYAVTPLGGAPTVATGATAGTPGAFTPVGALTPMDLADLGDVTANPATAWTTGQYVVLGDSSSAHWDGDSWVTGTAGA
- a CDS encoding phage portal protein, with the translated sequence MAEPSALSLAKQLLAVLHKDRDRLERIDSYLHGHHDDPYMPPMADDEYRLLARRAVSNWMPLLVSTPAQAMYVDGVRTSKDKPDATETTPEWAHWQRSRLDSRQAAIYRGALAYGHSFTLTEKVRSGQVRTKGLSALRTAALFEDPANDDTPYVALTVTRWPTESSVGKARMWDGRREYAVTFKDDGGQDGVIVSAGKAHGASECPVTRFAASVDLEGRTVGVIEPMIALQNRINQTVFDLLVAQTYASVKVRTVSGMAPPIKRDPETGEPVLDDAGNEQPLPINHNARRFLFAEDSDTKFGSLDETPLGGFIESIDMSVRHLSALSQVPPTHLLGQIANLSAEALAAAETSLARMVTEFKTGFGESWERVFRLAAEMLGLPANADDFLTEVSWRDMESRSLAQSADALGKLRDQLGIPAKGLWRRVPGVTQTEYEDWVEMAESDDSVGQLASALKRATPPKAVPAPAGTPPVAA
- a CDS encoding VG15 protein; this encodes MTSKARLREADEASAAFHLALTQIGAGTVQEAILLWDETATDKRGAIAEGWLDKAVELVMTRRSLSTALARAYYRLARALLTGTTVADPYHPEPTYITLGVLRDEFAQLAGGAESPQEGQTQQPRSSESDTPSHAASEPPADAEGTEDDDDDRVLVEELEDLRKAEEEADSQAEEEIRTDLEALGPKNLQKKLGEIDTGQPADKVDDEREEARRQAGARQAAAAERVAQNGGRSLIWNQAGRDKRAIGYVRMSRTGTPCGWCAMLISRGAVYRSEKSALYAEGDLYHDNCHCYAQPIFTREQYKNSQSYELNRRYSELWPKVTKGLTGKAAVSAWRRFIRQEQKAAAQEAR
- a CDS encoding DUF5403 family protein is translated as MTAYIYEGVSGKKLTKLIATLPEVSAALDEVQFEIFIRATQLLADHLYSGAAEIDVATGDVDRYVVLSDELGQKHALSIEYGRAAGKFETTDKNGVRREVKYGAMDGLFILAEASNLPKKRRAKVRL
- a CDS encoding phage tail assembly protein, with the protein product MTAFSLDDIRAAAEAKYGSTDIDLGGENIVRLLNPLRLAKAARARLVAIQDELGEDDADQEALLSEALVLVAETPGKGKALLKAVGDDLAVLASLFERYSEGTQAGEASASQS
- a CDS encoding phage head-tail adapter protein, producing the protein MQRRRGLKAKVWKTAVTTDRRGNTVTAAIEDGPYEVKVAVIPQRSARAEVPGQQQINVIRILVDPNLPDVNLWSRVELLGSTWDVVTPPAYHHGSRRTRHWGLDLRERP